The proteins below come from a single Oxobacter pfennigii genomic window:
- a CDS encoding ABC transporter ATP-binding protein has product MDKLKEAIRMDNISKSFGKVLANKNINFEARSGEIHALLGENGAGKSTLMNMLSGIYTPDSGSIFIYGKEVSFHSPKDSIRAGIGMIHQHFKLIDVLTARESIILGEKGSFLLNPKAEYAKIKEVCDTFGLDIDLDKKIYDMSVGEKQNVEIIKVLYRGAKILIMDEPTAVLTPQEIEKLFKIMGNMKEQGCTIIIITHKMNEVMAVADRVTVLRSGETVGTVVKNETNPKALTEMMVGRPMDLSVKRLETNMGKIILKVNNLSVYGEDKVRALTNVSFNIAEGEILGVAGVAGSGQKELCETIAGLYPIESGEIYYKDQNIVGKSPRDIINMGISMSFIPEDRLGMGLVASMDMVDNLILKDYQNKKGFLIDRKPPAKKAGEIIDKLGIQTPGINFPVKKLSGGNIQKVLLGRELESDPKLLITAYPVRGLDVGATYTIYNLLNDEKKKGVAILYIGEDLDVLLELCDRIMVLCDGKVTGIVDARTATKEEIGLMMAGEMEGATL; this is encoded by the coding sequence ATGGATAAACTGAAGGAAGCAATAAGGATGGATAACATATCCAAATCATTCGGGAAGGTGCTGGCCAACAAGAACATCAATTTTGAAGCCCGAAGCGGCGAAATCCATGCTTTGCTGGGAGAAAACGGAGCAGGAAAAAGTACACTTATGAACATGCTATCAGGGATTTACACCCCTGATAGCGGTTCTATTTTTATTTATGGGAAAGAAGTTTCTTTTCATTCTCCCAAAGATTCCATCCGTGCAGGCATAGGAATGATACATCAGCATTTCAAGCTCATTGATGTTTTGACGGCAAGGGAAAGCATTATCCTGGGGGAAAAGGGCAGCTTTCTTTTAAACCCCAAGGCAGAATATGCAAAGATAAAGGAAGTTTGTGATACCTTCGGACTGGATATCGACCTGGATAAAAAGATATATGATATGTCCGTCGGTGAAAAGCAAAACGTTGAAATCATAAAGGTTCTCTATAGGGGAGCCAAGATACTTATAATGGATGAGCCTACGGCAGTTCTTACTCCCCAGGAAATTGAAAAGCTCTTTAAAATAATGGGCAACATGAAGGAGCAAGGCTGCACCATAATAATAATAACCCACAAAATGAACGAGGTTATGGCGGTGGCCGACAGGGTAACGGTTTTAAGGAGCGGTGAGACTGTGGGTACTGTTGTTAAAAATGAGACCAATCCCAAAGCCTTGACGGAGATGATGGTGGGACGTCCCATGGATTTATCCGTTAAAAGGCTGGAAACAAACATGGGAAAAATCATACTTAAAGTAAATAACCTGAGTGTATATGGCGAAGATAAGGTAAGGGCGCTTACAAACGTGTCCTTTAATATAGCCGAGGGAGAAATCCTCGGTGTTGCCGGAGTTGCAGGCAGCGGACAAAAAGAGCTGTGCGAAACAATAGCCGGCCTCTATCCTATTGAATCGGGAGAAATATATTACAAGGATCAAAATATCGTAGGCAAAAGTCCAAGGGATATTATAAACATGGGTATCAGCATGAGCTTTATTCCCGAAGACAGGTTGGGAATGGGCCTGGTGGCTTCCATGGACATGGTGGATAACCTGATACTCAAGGATTATCAGAATAAAAAAGGATTTTTGATAGACAGAAAACCGCCGGCAAAAAAAGCTGGGGAGATAATCGATAAGCTGGGTATTCAGACACCGGGAATTAATTTCCCCGTAAAAAAACTGTCGGGGGGAAACATCCAAAAAGTGCTCTTGGGCAGGGAACTGGAATCCGATCCCAAGCTTTTAATAACGGCATACCCGGTGAGGGGCTTGGATGTGGGAGCAACCTATACAATATACAACCTTTTAAATGATGAAAAGAAAAAGGGCGTAGCCATTTTATATATAGGTGAGGACCTGGACGTACTGTTGGAATTATGCGACAGGATAATGGTACTATGTGACGGAAAAGTAACGGGCATAGTGGATGCAAGGACAGCAACCAAGGAAGAAATCGGCCTTATGATGGCCGGAGAAATGGAGGGAGCTACTTTATGA
- a CDS encoding ABC transporter permease yields MIRFVKRAEISKLKSTLIRLSAIILALLLFAIFIYLISKENPFEVYASMLKGAFGSRYRFNEVVIKAVPLIISSLGIAIAFKMKFWNIGAEGQIMMGAFAASFIALKFPGLPQIVMLTAMVIAGVLMGGIWALIPAFFKAQWRTNETIVTLMLNYVALKFVTYLQYGPWKDPKATGFPKIPNFVDAAILPKVLGIHIGWIIAIVLAIVMYIVMTHSKLGYEVSVIGESERTAQYAGIDIKKTIITAVLISGGLCGLTGMIQASAVSNTLNIEVSGGLGFTAIITTWLSGLSAPFIVVASFLFAALLQGGSYIQTAFNIPASIALMLQGIILFFVLGSEFFINFMPVTQKQLNTMIKLQASGKEGK; encoded by the coding sequence ATGATAAGATTCGTAAAGAGAGCAGAAATATCAAAATTAAAAAGCACCTTAATACGCTTGTCAGCCATAATCCTCGCCCTCCTTTTATTTGCAATCTTTATATATTTAATATCGAAGGAAAATCCTTTTGAGGTATACGCATCCATGCTGAAAGGGGCATTTGGTTCAAGATACAGGTTCAATGAAGTGGTTATAAAGGCAGTTCCCCTTATAATTTCATCCTTAGGGATTGCCATAGCTTTTAAAATGAAGTTCTGGAATATAGGCGCCGAAGGGCAGATAATGATGGGAGCCTTTGCAGCAAGCTTTATAGCCCTTAAATTCCCTGGACTGCCCCAGATAGTAATGCTGACTGCAATGGTTATAGCAGGCGTATTGATGGGGGGGATATGGGCTCTCATTCCGGCATTCTTCAAGGCCCAGTGGAGAACCAACGAGACTATAGTTACATTGATGCTGAATTATGTGGCATTGAAATTTGTGACCTACCTTCAATACGGACCATGGAAGGATCCAAAGGCGACGGGCTTTCCGAAAATACCTAATTTTGTGGATGCAGCCATCCTTCCTAAAGTCTTAGGTATTCACATAGGGTGGATAATTGCTATAGTGCTGGCAATTGTCATGTATATAGTTATGACTCACAGCAAATTGGGCTATGAGGTTTCCGTAATAGGTGAAAGTGAAAGAACCGCACAATATGCAGGTATAGATATAAAAAAGACTATAATAACAGCCGTTTTAATAAGCGGAGGCTTGTGCGGCCTTACAGGAATGATTCAGGCATCGGCTGTAAGCAACACCTTAAATATTGAAGTTTCGGGGGGGCTGGGCTTCACAGCTATTATAACAACCTGGCTGTCCGGTCTTTCAGCGCCATTTATAGTTGTAGCTTCTTTTCTTTTTGCAGCGCTTTTACAGGGCGGGTCATACATTCAGACAGCCTTTAACATCCCCGCCTCCATAGCACTTATGCTGCAGGGAATTATACTGTTTTTCGTTTTAGGCAGCGAGTTTTTTATAAACTTCATGCCGGTTACTCAAAAGCAGCTTAATACTATGATAAAATTACAAGCTTCAGGCAAGGAGGGGAAATAA
- a CDS encoding ABC transporter permease, with protein sequence MDYIASFFAAAIVAGTPLLFATLGEIITEKAGLTNLGVEGMMLMGAVGGFQAGLLTQNPVIAILSGALGGMIGALIFAFLTIELRVNQIVCGLALSIFGEGFASYMGKILGGKMVPQALKAYFMPYKIPLLGDIPFLGRIFFSQDPYIYLGYIIAILLGLYLYKTRPGLTLRSIGENPGAADAAGINISRYKYIHTLLGGALSGLGGAYLSLVYVPAWQEGITAGRGWIAVALVIFATWNPYKAILGSYLFGGLDIIGFRLQGTKFAVSQYLIDMLPYMVTISVLVFVSLKKSKDNSPPAALGTPYFREER encoded by the coding sequence ATGGATTATATAGCATCCTTTTTTGCCGCAGCAATTGTGGCAGGCACTCCTCTTTTATTTGCTACCTTAGGTGAGATAATAACCGAAAAAGCAGGCCTTACTAACTTAGGTGTTGAAGGTATGATGCTCATGGGAGCCGTAGGCGGCTTTCAGGCCGGGCTTTTAACCCAGAACCCGGTTATCGCAATTTTATCAGGAGCCCTTGGCGGAATGATAGGAGCATTGATATTTGCATTTTTGACCATAGAGCTTCGCGTAAACCAGATTGTTTGCGGACTGGCGCTCAGTATATTCGGTGAGGGCTTTGCAAGCTACATGGGTAAAATTCTGGGGGGGAAAATGGTACCTCAGGCCCTTAAGGCATATTTCATGCCCTATAAAATACCACTTTTAGGTGATATCCCATTCCTGGGAAGAATTTTCTTCAGCCAGGATCCTTACATCTATTTAGGATATATAATAGCAATACTATTAGGGCTATATCTTTACAAAACCCGGCCCGGCTTAACTTTGCGCTCCATCGGCGAAAACCCCGGAGCAGCCGACGCCGCGGGAATTAATATATCAAGATATAAATACATTCACACACTTTTAGGCGGTGCCTTATCAGGGTTAGGCGGTGCTTACCTCTCCTTGGTATACGTTCCTGCATGGCAGGAAGGCATAACGGCAGGAAGAGGCTGGATAGCCGTAGCCCTGGTTATATTTGCAACCTGGAACCCTTACAAAGCAATTTTAGGCTCTTACCTTTTCGGCGGCTTAGACATCATAGGCTTCAGATTGCAGGGCACAAAATTTGCAGTATCCCAGTACCTTATCGATATGCTTCCCTACATGGTAACCATATCCGTACTGGTTTTCGTTTCACTGAAAAAATCAAAGGACAACTCCCCTCCCGCGGCCTTGGGAACCCCTTACTTCCGCGAAGAGAGGTAA
- the tsaD gene encoding tRNA (adenosine(37)-N6)-threonylcarbamoyltransferase complex transferase subunit TsaD: MERKDYVVLGIESSCDETSAAVVKGGRELLSNIISTQIELHKKFGGVVPEVASRKHVELINVVIQEALDKAGVTLNDVDIIGATYGPGLVGALLVGLSTAKALSFAAKKKFVGVNHIEGHICANFLAHKELEPPFVCLVVSGGHTNIVYIEDYGKFEIMGRTRDDAAGEAYDKIARALGLGYPGGPVIDKLALQGNKDAVNFPRINLDKSLDFSFSGLKTSVLNYINKLNMVGTKIIVEDVAAAFQEAVVDVLVDKTINAAILKKSKIIGIAGGVASNSRLREKFMEKAKIHDIQIFFPPPILCTDNAAMIASAAYYEYVNGRESDMSLNANPSLRLGQR, encoded by the coding sequence ATGGAGAGGAAAGATTATGTTGTATTGGGGATAGAGTCAAGCTGCGACGAGACCTCGGCGGCAGTTGTTAAGGGCGGCAGAGAGCTCCTTTCAAATATAATATCGACACAGATAGAGCTGCATAAAAAGTTCGGAGGAGTAGTGCCGGAGGTAGCGTCAAGGAAACATGTGGAGCTTATAAATGTGGTTATACAGGAAGCCTTGGATAAAGCGGGAGTGACCCTTAATGATGTGGATATTATAGGAGCGACTTACGGGCCTGGACTGGTAGGAGCCCTTTTGGTAGGGCTTTCGACGGCAAAGGCACTAAGCTTTGCTGCAAAGAAAAAATTTGTAGGCGTAAACCACATAGAGGGCCATATATGTGCTAATTTTCTGGCACATAAAGAGCTGGAGCCTCCTTTTGTGTGTCTGGTGGTGTCAGGAGGCCATACCAATATAGTTTACATCGAAGATTACGGAAAATTTGAAATAATGGGAAGAACCAGAGATGACGCTGCAGGAGAAGCCTATGATAAAATTGCCAGGGCATTGGGACTGGGCTATCCGGGAGGTCCGGTAATTGATAAACTGGCGCTTCAGGGCAACAAGGATGCCGTTAACTTCCCCAGAATAAACCTTGATAAAAGCCTTGATTTCAGCTTCAGCGGATTAAAGACCTCTGTTTTAAATTATATAAATAAGCTTAATATGGTAGGCACAAAGATAATAGTTGAGGATGTTGCCGCAGCCTTTCAAGAGGCGGTGGTGGACGTTCTTGTGGATAAGACAATAAATGCCGCCATTTTGAAAAAAAGCAAAATAATTGGAATTGCCGGCGGAGTTGCGTCAAATTCAAGACTGAGAGAAAAATTCATGGAGAAGGCTAAGATACACGATATACAAATATTTTTTCCACCTCCCATATTGTGCACCGATAATGCAGCTATGATCGCTTCGGCAGCATATTACGAATATGTAAACGGAAGGGAATCGGATATGAGTCTTAACGCAAACCCTTCATTAAGGCTGGGTCAGCGGTAA
- a CDS encoding DUF512 domain-containing protein: MKTAPYDYILKTIDNTNILPVTSKCITGCIFCSHKNNPADIVTFCMPNLSSNQIKDLCEFLDKNKRIVIGESASRIIEGEPFLREDLLDILYYIRNKFKNTPIVITTSGNQLTKEKIRKLKEFEPIEINLSLNSSTKIGRELLFKGKHHENAVIAPKHLSDAGVAFNGSLVAMPDIAGYEDIEETVSFLSESGAQTVRVYVPGFSKFSEYDADFFEIRERLNIIADRVHEKYRVPILVEPPEINNLTPAIAGVIRNSPAQICGMEKGDIVLKVNDYKPQSRVDAYNRIYKDQNPKVTIKRKNCEFKATIIKEGDASAGAVFYYDLHPDTIRSIDKSIKRCNAKKPVIITSRLAYKAIESGIKNMSMFGDGHINILAVDNKYFGGTIMCAGLLTVDDIIDKLSASKEEYDLIILPAAPFDLSGYDLTGHNFEEIQDKLNIRAIIAE, from the coding sequence ATGAAAACCGCACCTTATGATTATATACTTAAAACCATTGATAATACTAATATCTTGCCTGTAACCTCCAAATGCATCACCGGGTGTATATTCTGCAGTCATAAGAATAATCCTGCGGATATTGTTACATTTTGTATGCCAAATTTGTCGTCAAACCAAATTAAGGATTTATGTGAGTTTTTAGATAAGAATAAAAGGATCGTAATAGGTGAATCAGCCAGCAGAATAATAGAGGGAGAACCTTTCTTAAGGGAGGATTTATTAGATATACTTTACTATATAAGAAATAAATTCAAAAACACCCCCATAGTAATAACTACAAGCGGTAACCAGCTGACAAAAGAAAAAATAAGAAAATTAAAGGAATTTGAGCCTATAGAAATCAATTTATCTTTAAACAGCTCAACAAAAATCGGCAGAGAACTTCTTTTTAAAGGAAAGCACCATGAAAATGCTGTCATAGCACCAAAGCATTTAAGTGATGCAGGTGTAGCTTTTAACGGCAGCCTGGTAGCAATGCCTGACATAGCGGGCTATGAGGATATAGAAGAGACTGTTTCCTTTTTAAGCGAAAGCGGAGCACAGACTGTAAGGGTATATGTTCCCGGCTTTTCAAAGTTTAGTGAGTATGATGCGGATTTCTTTGAAATAAGAGAACGCTTAAATATTATAGCAGACAGGGTCCATGAAAAGTACAGGGTACCTATACTTGTGGAACCCCCGGAAATAAATAATCTTACTCCTGCCATAGCCGGTGTTATTAGAAATTCCCCTGCCCAAATCTGTGGCATGGAAAAAGGGGACATAGTATTAAAAGTAAATGACTATAAGCCTCAGTCCAGAGTGGATGCCTATAACCGCATATATAAAGATCAAAATCCCAAAGTAACCATAAAAAGAAAAAATTGTGAATTTAAAGCTACAATAATAAAGGAAGGTGACGCATCGGCAGGCGCAGTATTTTATTACGACCTTCACCCCGATACCATAAGAAGCATTGATAAATCCATAAAAAGATGCAATGCTAAAAAACCCGTTATTATAACGTCCCGCCTGGCCTATAAGGCTATTGAATCAGGCATAAAGAATATGTCCATGTTCGGTGACGGTCATATTAATATTTTGGCTGTGGATAATAAGTACTTCGGCGGCACTATAATGTGCGCAGGGCTTCTAACGGTGGATGACATAATTGATAAACTATCAGCTTCCAAAGAAGAGTATGATTTAATAATTCTCCCGGCCGCTCCATTTGATTTGAGTGGCTATGACCTTACAGGCCATAACTTTGAAGAAATACAGGATAAGCTAAATATTAGAGCAATAATAGCCGAATAG
- a CDS encoding sensor histidine kinase codes for MDFNDENSAIMFELLSNILFYPAPIGKSDEIYTMLLRQFITAFKGEMGFMHLFKNSSLKLDEDLITYYNVPRDYMDILIRNKDKVSIELDKVFSQGKCYLLDENGGSQYELNAMRKKYKIVYSVTVPMWLEDKLTGIVYIASTKKNFAFEDRIDFMKDCCNRAAAVLKIRAEFFSIYDSLLHVEKMNALNVLTGGIAHEFNNVLTPILGFSQMLIKKLDDPNLKIYAQMIEQSARDGAMIVKRVNEFTRKEAAGEKEPCDINDLILKSIYMVHPQWKEEELTAGKKVSIYTELKASGYVYCNCCEIRDVITNLLINAFDAIETTGKITVKSWDEDDNVCFVIEDDGIGMSDEVLEKIFTPFFTTKTKRGTGLGLSIAHNIIAGYFGTINAYSIPGYGTQMVVKLPLYNPPAHDAT; via the coding sequence ATGGACTTCAATGATGAAAACTCGGCAATAATGTTTGAATTATTAAGCAACATTTTATTTTATCCGGCACCCATTGGAAAGTCAGATGAGATATATACTATGCTTTTAAGGCAATTCATAACCGCCTTCAAAGGCGAAATGGGTTTCATGCATTTGTTCAAAAACAGCAGCCTTAAGCTGGACGAGGACCTTATAACATACTACAATGTTCCCCGGGATTACATGGATATATTGATTCGCAACAAGGATAAGGTTTCTATAGAATTGGACAAAGTATTTTCACAGGGTAAATGCTATCTTTTAGATGAGAACGGTGGAAGTCAATATGAATTAAATGCCATGAGGAAGAAATATAAAATTGTATATTCCGTTACTGTGCCCATGTGGCTGGAAGATAAACTGACAGGGATAGTATATATTGCCTCAACAAAGAAAAATTTTGCCTTTGAAGACCGCATAGATTTCATGAAGGATTGCTGCAACAGGGCAGCAGCCGTTCTTAAAATACGCGCTGAATTTTTTTCCATTTATGACAGCCTTCTTCATGTGGAAAAAATGAATGCCTTAAACGTATTGACCGGCGGTATCGCCCATGAGTTTAACAATGTGCTGACTCCTATCCTGGGATTTTCACAGATGCTTATTAAAAAGCTGGATGATCCCAATTTAAAAATATATGCCCAAATGATAGAACAAAGTGCCAGGGACGGGGCTATGATTGTCAAAAGGGTAAATGAATTCACTAGAAAAGAGGCGGCTGGAGAAAAAGAACCCTGTGATATAAACGATTTGATATTAAAGAGCATTTACATGGTTCATCCCCAGTGGAAGGAAGAAGAATTGACTGCAGGTAAAAAGGTTTCGATATACACCGAATTAAAGGCCAGCGGGTATGTATACTGCAACTGCTGTGAAATCAGGGATGTAATAACCAATCTTCTCATAAACGCCTTCGATGCTATTGAAACCACAGGCAAAATAACAGTAAAAAGCTGGGATGAGGACGACAACGTATGCTTTGTTATAGAGGACGACGGCATAGGCATGAGCGATGAAGTCTTGGAAAAAATATTCACGCCTTTTTTCACTACTAAAACCAAGAGAGGCACCGGTCTTGGCCTATCTATCGCCCACAACATAATCGCCGGCTATTTCGGCACTATCAACGCTTACAGCATCCCCGGCTACGGCACCCAAATGGTCGTCAAACTCCCCCTTTATAATCCACCGGCACATGATGCAACCTAG
- a CDS encoding ATP-binding cassette domain-containing protein — protein MIVLSCNNICKAYGTNTILENISFSMQEGDKIGLVGVNGAGKSTLFKIIIGEIIADSGDKYTAKDISLGYLPQNMSLDSSRTVIEEVLTVYDDLVKMEARLRELEIMIADEKNMADTEYHERLMTEYSNLQDEFTRRDGYGYGSFSKGVLIGLGFTAEDFDKGINILSGGQKTRVALGKLLLTKPDILLLDEPTNHLDLDAVEWLEDFLKAYRGCLFIISHDRFFLDIVTNKTYELGNNRLDEYNGNYSYYVREREVRKENLYKQYNLQQKEIARQEAIIERFRSYNREKSIKQAESREKALEKIERIDRPDNDPEAAKMSFEVRIKSGNDVLDAENLSKSFGTRTLFNNLDLYLKKGERVALIGPNGTGKTTLFKMIMGALNPDSGHINLGRNVKIGYYDQEQSDLDVNKTVIDEVWDTYPDLTQTKLRTILGAFLFPGEDAFKSISTLSGGEKSRVALVKLMLSQANFLLLDEPTNHLDIISKEALENALLNYDGTILTISHDRYFLNKVVNRIVYLEGLAGTTEYPGNYSYYLEKKGRPTRFIEQPQILPGMTKTAMKEEKRKLKEQAQREKKEKEIIKSIEEDISSCEARIAELHEFLCLDTIYSDPVKCQEINDELKNLESKLSSLYEQWETLV, from the coding sequence TTGATTGTCCTCTCTTGTAATAATATCTGCAAAGCTTATGGTACAAATACCATACTGGAAAATATCTCCTTCAGTATGCAGGAAGGAGATAAAATAGGACTTGTAGGCGTAAACGGCGCCGGAAAATCAACATTGTTTAAAATAATAATCGGTGAAATTATTGCCGATTCAGGCGATAAATATACCGCTAAAGATATATCTCTTGGATATCTCCCTCAGAACATGTCCCTTGATTCCTCAAGGACGGTCATTGAGGAAGTTTTAACTGTGTATGATGATTTAGTCAAGATGGAAGCCCGTCTAAGAGAGCTTGAAATTATGATAGCCGACGAAAAGAACATGGCAGACACTGAATATCATGAAAGGCTTATGACGGAATACTCAAACCTTCAGGATGAATTCACCCGCCGTGACGGCTATGGTTACGGAAGCTTCTCCAAAGGTGTGCTTATAGGGCTGGGCTTTACAGCCGAGGATTTTGATAAAGGGATAAATATTTTAAGCGGAGGTCAAAAAACCAGAGTTGCCTTAGGAAAGCTTCTGCTTACAAAACCGGATATTCTCTTGCTTGATGAACCTACAAACCATTTGGATTTAGATGCGGTGGAATGGCTGGAGGATTTTTTAAAGGCTTACAGAGGGTGCCTTTTTATTATTTCCCACGACAGGTTCTTTCTTGATATTGTGACCAACAAAACCTATGAGCTTGGCAACAACAGGCTGGATGAATACAACGGCAATTATTCATATTATGTGCGGGAAAGAGAAGTAAGAAAAGAGAACCTCTACAAGCAGTATAATCTTCAGCAAAAGGAAATTGCAAGACAGGAAGCTATAATTGAACGCTTCAGGTCCTACAACAGGGAAAAAAGCATCAAGCAGGCTGAAAGCCGTGAAAAGGCATTGGAGAAAATCGAGCGCATTGACCGGCCGGATAACGATCCCGAAGCAGCAAAAATGAGCTTTGAGGTAAGGATAAAAAGCGGCAATGACGTATTGGATGCCGAAAATCTCTCCAAATCCTTCGGAACAAGAACCCTTTTTAATAATTTAGACCTTTATCTTAAAAAGGGTGAAAGGGTGGCGCTAATCGGCCCTAACGGAACGGGAAAGACTACGCTGTTTAAGATGATTATGGGAGCTTTAAATCCCGATTCCGGCCATATTAACTTAGGGCGCAACGTTAAGATAGGATATTACGATCAGGAACAGTCGGATTTGGATGTAAATAAAACAGTTATTGATGAGGTATGGGATACATATCCAGACCTGACACAAACAAAGCTTCGCACAATTTTAGGCGCCTTTCTCTTCCCGGGAGAGGATGCTTTTAAGAGCATAAGCACGCTTAGCGGAGGAGAAAAAAGCCGTGTGGCTTTAGTTAAGCTCATGCTGTCCCAGGCAAATTTTCTTCTGCTGGATGAACCTACAAATCATCTTGATATAATATCGAAGGAAGCCTTGGAGAATGCTCTTTTAAATTATGACGGAACCATACTCACAATTTCTCATGACAGGTATTTTTTAAACAAGGTGGTAAACCGCATTGTTTATCTTGAAGGCTTGGCAGGCACGACGGAATACCCTGGAAACTACTCATATTATCTTGAGAAAAAAGGCAGGCCCACCAGGTTTATTGAGCAGCCCCAAATTTTGCCCGGCATGACCAAGACCGCCATGAAGGAAGAAAAACGCAAATTAAAGGAGCAGGCTCAAAGGGAGAAAAAAGAGAAAGAAATCATAAAGTCCATTGAAGAGGATATCTCTTCTTGCGAAGCTCGCATTGCCGAGCTCCACGAGTTCCTCTGTCTGGATACCATTTACTCGGATCCGGTGAAGTGCCAGGAGATTAACGATGAACTTAAAAATTTAGAATCTAAGCTCTCTTCCCTATACGAGCAGTGGGAAACTTTAGTTTAA
- a CDS encoding redox-sensing transcriptional repressor Rex, whose product MGDKRQISMAVVRRLPKYHRYLLELIRNDVDRISSKELSDRIGFTASQIRQDLNNFGDFGQQGYGYNVKDLYNEISNILGLHANYNMVIAGAGNLGQAIAGYSNFEKEGFRVKALFDINPKLIGLSIRDIEIFDIDNLRNYLHDNKVDIGIICTPRVQAQKVADVMVKNGITAIWNFAPTDLDVPRGVIVENVHLLDSLLTLTYRVNEPKLLDYINKDPEEIVEEE is encoded by the coding sequence TTGGGCGATAAAAGACAAATATCCATGGCAGTAGTCAGGAGGCTCCCCAAGTATCACAGATATTTACTTGAACTTATAAGAAACGATGTGGACAGAATATCATCTAAGGAATTAAGCGACAGAATAGGTTTCACAGCATCTCAAATAAGGCAGGACCTTAATAATTTCGGAGACTTTGGCCAGCAGGGATATGGTTATAATGTTAAGGACCTTTACAATGAAATAAGCAATATTTTGGGGCTCCATGCAAACTACAACATGGTTATAGCCGGTGCCGGAAATTTAGGTCAGGCAATTGCCGGTTATTCAAATTTTGAGAAAGAGGGGTTCAGGGTTAAGGCTTTATTTGACATAAATCCGAAGCTTATTGGACTCAGTATAAGGGATATAGAGATATTTGACATAGATAATCTCAGAAATTATCTTCATGACAACAAAGTAGACATAGGTATAATATGTACTCCCCGTGTTCAGGCTCAGAAAGTAGCCGATGTAATGGTTAAAAACGGCATCACTGCCATTTGGAACTTTGCCCCTACTGACCTTGATGTACCCAGAGGTGTAATAGTTGAGAACGTACATCTGTTAGACAGCCTTCTTACTCTCACATACAGAGTAAATGAACCTAAATTGCTTGATTACATTAATAAGGACCCTGAAGAAATAGTAGAAGAAGAGTAA
- a CDS encoding Asp23/Gls24 family envelope stress response protein: MKVYGLIGRSGSGKSHRAQQVSKEYNIEYIIDDGLLINGNKVIAGKSAKKESTKLGAVKRAVFNDKEHMEIMKKALLEYSPEKVLILGTSDSMVERIAQKLGLPEITQKIYIEDIATQREIDIATRIRKEQGKHVIPVPTFAIKKDFSGYFIDSIKGLTKKDRETSDDMEKTVVRPTFSYLGKYTIANSVIKSMVSCGAMKIPGVHKVLKVTVENTNDELIISMDISIDYGTILPQIAARVKESVKNDIEYMTAFNISEINIYIKSINIETT, encoded by the coding sequence TTGAAGGTTTACGGACTCATAGGAAGAAGCGGAAGCGGAAAAAGCCACAGGGCACAGCAAGTATCCAAAGAATACAATATTGAATATATAATCGATGACGGCCTTTTGATAAACGGCAACAAGGTTATAGCCGGCAAATCGGCAAAAAAAGAAAGCACAAAATTAGGCGCTGTTAAAAGAGCTGTGTTTAATGATAAGGAACACATGGAAATCATGAAAAAGGCTCTTTTGGAATACAGCCCTGAAAAAGTCCTTATATTAGGAACCTCGGACAGCATGGTGGAGAGAATTGCACAAAAACTGGGACTTCCTGAAATAACCCAAAAAATATATATAGAAGATATAGCAACCCAGAGGGAAATTGATATTGCGACCAGAATAAGAAAAGAGCAGGGAAAGCATGTCATTCCCGTGCCTACCTTTGCCATAAAAAAGGATTTTTCCGGATATTTTATAGATTCCATAAAAGGCTTAACCAAAAAAGACAGGGAAACATCCGACGATATGGAAAAGACTGTTGTTCGGCCTACCTTCAGCTATCTTGGCAAATACACCATAGCAAACAGTGTGATAAAATCCATGGTATCCTGTGGAGCTATGAAAATTCCCGGTGTTCACAAAGTACTTAAAGTAACTGTTGAAAATACCAATGATGAGCTTATCATTTCCATGGACATATCTATAGACTACGGAACAATACTTCCACAAATAGCCGCAAGGGTTAAAGAAAGCGTCAAAAATGATATTGAATATATGACTGCCTTTAATATTTCCGAGATAAACATATATATAAAATCAATCAATATTGAGACAACTTAA